In Metarhizium brunneum chromosome 3, complete sequence, a genomic segment contains:
- the terC_1 gene encoding FAD-dependent monooxygenase terC, translating to MAPIQKVIVVGAGPTGLLLALLLAKKGITVEVVEAEAEVDQRPRGLAYGPSATRILRRAGVLEEIRNITSDITSTSWRKLGGEILVHIEGDGQSPDKPLLYPVHLLSNLLLERVLQQETASVHMSHAVIDVGQSDDAAWVRVKSGDEVKRIEGDFVIGCDGAKSVVRKSLFGDDFPGFTWDKQLVVTNVHYKMANFNWSDVQWVVDPQYWAMVCCISRAEDTELWRVVYGEPIGLSPEQLRARLPEKFEKILPGHPKPDDYEIVRFSPFTVHQRCVEKMRVGRVLLVGDAAHLCNPMGGLGLTGGISDVGSLAECLYGIHEGKANMDILDKYDEARRQVFRDIVDPVSSANLRRIWNEPESIQWTDPFFNKARRAATEPEILEEMKLMNINCDMTQHYNEKA from the exons ATGGCACCGATTCAAAAGGTTATTGTGGTTGGAGCCGGCCCGACGGGGCTTCTGCTGGCTCTTCTTTTGGCCAAAAAGGGCATCACTgtcgaggtcgtcgaggcgGAAGCCGAGGTGGACCAAAGGCCTCGAGGACTTGCATATGGCCCCTCAGCCACACG AATTCTGCGCAGGGCCGGCGTCTTGGAAGAAATCCGAAACATTACTTCGGATATAACGTCCACGTCGTGGAGAAAACTGGGCGGCGAGATTCTCGTTCACATAGAAGGTGATGGTCAAAGTCCGGACAAGCCTCTGCTTTACCCAGTCCATTTGCTTTCTAATCTGCTCCTTGAACGCGTCTTGCAGCAGGAGACTGCATCTGTCCACATGTCCCACGCCGTCATCGACGTCGGCCAGTCGGATGATGCGGCCTGGGTTCGTGTCAAGTCGGGGGACGAAGTCAAACGCATCGAGGGGGATTTTGTCATTGGCTGTGACGGGGCCAAGAGTGTCGTCAGAAAGTCGCTGTTTGGTGACGACTTCCCCGGATTCACCTGGGACAAGCAGCTCGTAGTCACCAAT GTCCACTATAAAATGGCAAACTTCAACTGGTCCGATGTCCAGTGGGTAGTCGACCCTCAGTATTGGGCCATGGTATGCTGTATATCCAGAGCCGAAGACACGGAGCTGTGGAGGGTTGTGTATGGTGAACCAATCGGCTTGTCTCCAGAACAACTCCGAGCCCGTCTGCCCGAGAAGTTTGAAAAGATCCTGCCGGGGCATCCAAAGCCCGACGATTACGAAATCGTCCGATTCAGCCCATTCACGGTTCACCAGCGATGCGTTGAGAAGATGAGAGTCGGCAGAGTGCTTCTCGTGGGAGATGCTGCCCACCTTTGCAATCCAAT GGGTGGACTTGGCCTGACGGGCGGAATATCGGATGTTGGATCGCTGGCTGAATGCTTGTACGGGATCCATGAAGGCAAGGCAAACATGGACATACTCGACAAGTATGACGAGGCCCGACGCCAAGTCTTTCGGGATATTGTCGACCCTGTCTCTTCTGCCAATCTCAGGCGCATATGGAATGAGCCGGAATCTATACAATGGACGGATCCATTCTTCAACAAGgcaagacgagcagcaaCAGAGCCCGAGATTCTCGAAGAGATGAAGCTG ATGAACATCAATTGTGACATGACACAGCATTACAATGAGAAGGCTTGA
- the bphC2 gene encoding Biphenyl-2,3-diol 1,2-dioxygenase 2 yields MVNNFNQWDGKVLPPSAFAHVVLRTNNLPRMRAFYIEFLGARVVHENDSLTFITYDDEHHRLALVQHPDLSPKVKASCGVDHFAYAYSTLSDLLLSYRHRQRGGMLPFWSVNHGPTISLYYKDPDGNVIELQADNFDTNHETDAFMKSASFAENPVGTDVDPEDLIRRLESGESEVVLKRRVEIGPRSKGPGSD; encoded by the coding sequence ATGGTCAACAACTTCAACCAGTGGGATGGCAAAGTCCTACCCCCTTCCGCTTTTGCCCACGTTGTCCTCCGAACGAACAACTTGCCGCGAATGAGGGCCTTTTATATCGAGTTTCTCGGCGCGCGTGTTGTTCACGAAAACGACTCTCTTACATTTATTACCTATGACGACGAACACCACCGCCTGGCGCTCGTCCAGCATCCGGACCTGAGTCCCAAAGTAAAAGCAAGCTGTGGCGTGGACCACTTTGCCTACGCCTACAGCACTCTCTCCGACTTGCTCCTGTCCTATAGACACCGGCAAAGGGGTGGCATGCTGCCCTTCTGGTCCGTCAACCACGGCCCAACCATTAGTCTCTATTATAAAGACCCGGATGGCAACGTCATCGAGCTGCAGGCGGACAATTTCGACACCAACCACGAGACGGATGCGTTTATGAAGAGTGCATCTTTTGCAGAGAACCCCGTGGGGACGGATGTCGATCCTGAAGATCTCATCAGGCGGCTTGAGAGTGGCGAGAGCGAGGTGGTGCTAAAGAGACGGGTGGAGATTGGGCCAAGAAGCAAAGGCCCGGGATCGGATTGA
- the FAHD2A gene encoding Fumarylacetoacetate hydrolase domain-containing protein 2A translates to MMPVFQRLVRFIASDGQIYYGETGDDWQSELVGRTVKVFTGLDPWAPDFELSNQFATIQQVICPLDKVPNVLGIGLNYRLHVKEAGFPMPSEPVLFSKAADSLAGPYEDVPCHPVAKEVDWEGELCLVMGRDAKNIPEDQDPLSYVLGYTVGNDVSSRYWQRPERCGGHFNYAKSFDKFSPVGPVIASLQAVGNPEDLRLRTWVGNELMQDGKTNDLIFDLRRIVRHCSNGTTLRRGTIIMTGTPSGIGATMTPSRFLKDQDVVKIEVERIGTIRNKMVFQ, encoded by the exons ATGATGCCAGTGTTTCAACGCCTTGTGAGGTTCATTGCCTCGGATGGCCAGATCTATTACGGCGAGACAGGGGATGACTGGCAGTCCGAGTTGGTTGGTAGGACTGTCAAGGTATTCACGGGGCTTGACCCTTGGGCTCCGGACTTTGAACTGTCCAACCAATTCGCCACGATTCAACAA GTAATTTGCCCATTGGACAAGGTGCCCAATGTGCTTGGGATAGGGCTCAACTACAGGCTTCATGTCAAGGAAGCGGGT TTTCCAATGCCTTCAGAGCCAGTGCTCTTCAGCAAAGCAGCGG ACTCACTCGCCGGGCCCTACGAGGACGTGCCATGCCATCCAGTCGCAAAGGAAGTCGACTGGGAGGGCGAGCTATGCCTCGTGATGGGGCGGGACGCCAAAAACATTCCAGAAGACCAAGATCCGCTGAGTTATGTTTTGGGCTACACTGTCGGCAATGACGTGTCGTCTCGGTATTGGCAACGGCCGGAGAGATGCGGCGGGCACTTTAATTACGCCAAGTCCTTTGACAAGTTCTCTCCCGTCGGTCCCGTCATAGCGTCCTTGCAGGCCGTGGGAAACCCGGAGGATCTGAGATTGCGCACCTGGGTCGGGAACGAGTTGATGCAGGATGGCAAAACGAATGACCTTATTTTTGACTTGCGGAGAATCGTTCGCCACTGTAGCAACGGTACAACATTGAGAAGAGGGACTATAATAATGACGGGGACTCCAAG CGGGATTGGGGCCACGATGACTCCTAGCAGGTTTCTCAAGGACCAAGATGTTGTGAAGATTGAAGTGGAACGCATTGGTACCATCAGAAATAAAATGGTTTTTCAGTGA
- the NDUFA13 gene encoding NADH dehydrogenase [ubiquinone] 1 alpha subcomplex subunit 13, whose protein sequence is MAQDMPPRGGYEPVQYKRNLPAKGFRPGILLLGVGAVMGFGWYKLIGGIREANELAREKMWARINLIPLLQAEEDRDQVRRYWADQKREKELLGENTKVYNNESRFVRPTFAVSPAPSK, encoded by the exons ATGGCGCAGGACATGCCCCCAAGGGGCGGGTACGAACCCGTCCAGTACAAG CGAAATCTGCCTGCCAAAGGGTTTCGCCCCGGCATCTTGCTACTCGGAGTTGGAGCGGTGATGGGCTTCGGCTGGTATAAGCTGATTGGAGGCATCCGTGAAGCCAA CGAGCTGGCCCGTGAGAAGATGTGGGCGCGTATCAACTTGATCCCTCTCCTGCAAGCCGAAGAAGACCGCGACCAAGTCCGAAGATATTGGGCCGACCAGAAGCGCGAGAAGGAGCTGCTGGGCGAAAACACCAAGGTCTACAACAACGAGAG TCGATTCGTCCGACCGACCTTTGCCGTCTCTCCTGCACCCTCGAAATAG
- the tropI_2 gene encoding Hydrolase tropI gives MSCPDCFRGQIHEGETKGKVIKHYGFDTYVSEPPSGTTPKGIIVVIPDAFGWAFPNNRILADTYAEKGGFKVYLPDFMNGHAAPVSMLFSMQTALAPGNLFSRFIAAVQTILAAVPFFIRCAPGRTYPGVKGFFEQLRKEEGQALPIGAAGFCWGGKHTVTLAHGAEINGQPLIDAGFTGHPSLLSLPSDVEKIKRPVSFACAEDDNQISLKQAEQIKAIVTAFPEPYKGELRVYQKTGHGFAVRADLKVPDVAAQAAAAEDQAIAWFTSHFSTAT, from the exons ATGTCGTGCCCAGACTGTTTCCGTGGCCAGATCCACGAGGGCGAAACCAAAGGCAAGGTCATCAAGCACTACGGATTCGACACGTACGTGAGCGAGCCGCCGAGTGGCACGACACCCAAGGGCATCATCGTCGTAATCCCCGACGCATTCGGCTGGGCGTTTCCAAATAACCGGATCCTGGCGGATACCTATGCCGAAAAGGGCGGCTTCAAGGTCTACTTGCCCGACTTTATGAACG GCCACGCCGCGCCTGTATCCATGCTGTTCAGCATGCAGACCGCACTAGCCCCCGGCAATCTCTTCTCCCGCTT catcgccgccgtccaAACCATCCTGGCCGCTGTGCCCTTCTTCATCCGCTGCGCCCCGGGGAGGACGTACCCTGGCGTAAAAGGCTTCTTCGAGCAGCTGCGCAAGGAAGAGGGCCAGGCGCTGCCCATCGGCGCGGCCGGCTTCTGCTGGGGCGGCAAACACACAGTCACGCTTGCCCACGGCGCCGAAATCAACGGCCAGCCTCTCATCGACGCCGGCTTCACCGGCCACCCGAGCCTGCTCAGTCTCCCCTCTGACGTGGAAAAGATCAAGCGCCCAGTGTCGTTTGCATGCGCCGAGGATGACAACCAGATCTCGCTCAAGCAAGCCGAGCAGATCAAGGCAATCGTGACGGCCTTCCCAGAGCCGTACAAGGGCGAACTCCGTGTGTATCAAAAGACGGGCCATGGATTCGCGGTGCGTGCTGACCTCAAGGTCCCTGATGTCGCAGCGCAAGCAGCTGCCGCCGAAGATCAGGCCATTGCCTGGTTCACGTCTCACTTCTCGACGGCTACATGA